A DNA window from Candidatus Thermokryptus mobilis contains the following coding sequences:
- a CDS encoding UDP-N-acetylmuramoyl-L-alanyl-D-glutamate--2,6-diaminopimelate ligase — MKLNELIKYVKVRKVVGDEFVEVKGVSYDSREVKEGDLFVAIKGLNVDGHRFIPEAVLSGAVAVVLENDAVIDDSYFVERGVTKIVVQDSRKALALISSAFYGFPSQKLKLIGVTGTNGKTTTTHLIKAILENAGFGTGLIGTINYVVGDEVIPAIQTTPESLEINGFLKHMVDKGLSVCVMEVSSHALALDRVFGLDFDVGVFTNITRDHLDFHGTFEAYFQAKKILFDSLKGDACAIYNIDDPNGEKIVADTKAMKLSYGRDERAVIKPKDVMLSFNGIELVIQTPTGVIDVKSKLIGEFNVYNILSAVAVGYALGVDFENIKKGIESVENVKGRFERIVSPFGYTVIIDYAHTPDALEKCINAILNLREKTGGGKLITIFGCGGDRDRGKRAIMGRISTEKSDVTVITSDNPRFEDPERIISDILEGVKEDSVYYVFVDRKEAIIRALEMAQEGDIVLIAGKGHEEYQIIRDMKIPFSDVQVVKEYFEIKSKEKV; from the coding sequence ATGAAACTCAATGAGCTTATAAAATATGTTAAGGTTAGAAAAGTCGTTGGTGATGAATTCGTTGAAGTAAAGGGTGTATCCTATGATTCGCGTGAGGTTAAAGAGGGTGATTTGTTTGTCGCTATAAAAGGTCTTAATGTTGACGGGCATAGGTTTATCCCAGAGGCGGTTCTTTCCGGAGCTGTTGCAGTTGTCCTTGAGAATGATGCTGTGATTGATGATTCTTATTTTGTTGAGAGGGGCGTGACGAAAATTGTTGTTCAGGATTCTCGCAAAGCGCTTGCTTTAATTTCCTCGGCTTTTTACGGCTTTCCATCCCAAAAGTTGAAATTGATAGGTGTGACTGGGACAAACGGGAAAACCACCACAACTCATCTAATAAAAGCGATACTTGAAAACGCCGGATTTGGCACTGGATTAATAGGGACGATAAATTATGTCGTCGGGGATGAGGTAATTCCAGCTATTCAAACGACGCCCGAGTCGCTTGAGATTAATGGGTTTCTTAAACACATGGTTGACAAGGGTCTTTCGGTTTGTGTGATGGAGGTATCTTCACATGCATTGGCGTTAGATAGGGTTTTTGGTCTTGATTTTGATGTTGGCGTTTTTACAAATATAACTCGTGACCATCTTGATTTCCACGGGACATTTGAAGCTTATTTCCAAGCGAAGAAAATTTTGTTTGATTCGTTAAAAGGGGATGCATGCGCTATTTACAATATAGATGACCCGAATGGTGAAAAAATAGTTGCTGACACGAAAGCGATGAAATTATCATACGGTAGAGATGAAAGGGCGGTGATCAAACCGAAAGATGTTATGTTAAGTTTTAATGGGATTGAACTTGTTATACAAACGCCAACAGGTGTAATTGATGTTAAGTCAAAATTAATCGGCGAGTTCAATGTTTATAACATTTTATCAGCGGTTGCGGTCGGATATGCACTTGGGGTTGATTTTGAAAATATAAAGAAGGGAATTGAAAGTGTTGAAAATGTTAAAGGGAGGTTTGAGAGGATAGTTTCTCCATTCGGGTATACTGTGATAATTGACTACGCTCACACACCCGATGCGCTTGAAAAGTGTATAAATGCGATTTTAAATCTGCGGGAGAAAACAGGTGGTGGGAAGTTGATAACTATATTTGGGTGTGGCGGGGATAGGGACAGAGGCAAGAGAGCTATAATGGGGAGGATTTCAACCGAAAAAAGCGATGTAACCGTTATAACTTCAGATAATCCAAGGTTTGAAGACCCTGAGAGAATTATCTCCGATATACTTGAGGGAGTTAAGGAGGATTCAGTTTATTATGTTTTCGTTGATAGGAAGGAGGCGATAATTAGGGCTTTGGAGATGGCTCAAGAAGGCGATATAGTTTTAATTGCTGGTAAAGGTCACGAAGAATATCAAATCATAAGGGATATGAAAATTCCATTTAGCGATGTTCAAGTCGTCAAAGAGTATTTTGAAATAAAATCCAAGGAAAAAGTTTGA
- a CDS encoding penicillin-binding transpeptidase domain-containing protein → MNFEPKNTIGRDFVGVFSSRLRFAFYLLSFVLLLYVLRLLELQIFKHSYFSTASRKQYFTEVILPAKRGLILDKEGRILATNVKMYQIAVDPYHLKKMKANLKEVAWNLSKIFGGDSRYYLDKLKDTSKRYVVLVKDASPVSVAKFSSFLNSLRSKTERYIYRGIIKVESFRRFYPYEEVAGHIIGAVGSEGEGLMGIEYEFDEILKGRNGLIRLARDGLGEVRASGELEKIEPMDGYSVKLTIDVGYQSIVEEELKKAVNEFDADGGVAIVVDPWSGDILALANYPSFNPNHFWSFDPQSYKNKAISDAFEPGSTFKIVPASILLEEDTMKLYRKVNVDGGNSLIRGVRVVDHKPYNVLSFSEVLKYSSNIGIAKLSLEIDGVKLYRKARDFGFGAYTGIRLPGESKGELKTPDKWSPASKIYISFGYELRATPLQIAMAYASIANGGILIQPRLIKEVLDSKGKVVKEFPIIPVRRVISERTAKILTQILEDVVNSGTGIQAKIDGLRIAGKTGTAQIYESGFYSKSRYRASFVGFFPVENPKFVCFVMLESPKKNYAGGIVAAPVFKRIAEQLIKLSPVNNENSSKTFTDVSDENFKKVSEVDVGNKMPDLRNMSVRSAIEKILPLNLDVAIVGSGIVVEQIPKPGSAVFPGMRCILYCRDDLKFSLLER, encoded by the coding sequence GTGAATTTTGAACCCAAAAATACCATTGGACGAGATTTTGTCGGTGTTTTCAGTTCAAGGTTAAGGTTTGCGTTCTATCTTTTATCTTTCGTGCTTTTGCTCTATGTTTTAAGATTGTTGGAGTTGCAAATTTTTAAGCATTCATATTTTTCCACCGCCTCAAGGAAACAGTATTTTACGGAAGTGATTTTACCAGCTAAGCGCGGTTTAATTTTGGACAAAGAGGGTAGAATTCTTGCGACAAATGTTAAGATGTATCAAATCGCTGTGGACCCGTATCATCTCAAAAAAATGAAGGCAAATTTAAAAGAGGTTGCTTGGAATCTCTCAAAAATTTTCGGCGGGGACTCAAGGTATTATCTTGACAAGTTAAAAGACACGAGCAAAAGGTATGTGGTGTTGGTAAAAGATGCGAGTCCTGTTTCGGTTGCGAAGTTTAGTTCTTTTCTGAATAGTTTGAGGTCCAAAACTGAAAGGTATATTTATCGCGGGATTATTAAGGTTGAAAGTTTTAGAAGGTTTTATCCTTACGAGGAAGTCGCTGGGCATATTATCGGTGCTGTTGGTTCAGAAGGTGAGGGGTTGATGGGGATAGAGTATGAGTTTGATGAAATTTTAAAAGGGCGAAACGGTTTAATTCGCTTAGCAAGGGATGGGCTTGGTGAGGTGAGGGCTTCTGGAGAGCTGGAAAAAATTGAACCGATGGATGGTTACAGTGTGAAATTAACGATTGATGTCGGATATCAAAGCATAGTTGAGGAAGAGCTCAAAAAGGCGGTAAACGAATTTGATGCTGATGGTGGAGTTGCTATTGTTGTTGACCCGTGGAGTGGGGATATACTTGCGCTTGCAAATTATCCGAGTTTTAATCCAAATCATTTTTGGTCCTTTGATCCGCAAAGCTATAAAAACAAGGCGATTTCAGATGCTTTTGAGCCAGGGTCAACTTTTAAAATTGTCCCAGCTTCAATTTTGTTGGAGGAGGACACGATGAAACTTTACAGGAAGGTTAATGTTGATGGCGGGAATAGCTTGATTCGGGGTGTGAGAGTTGTTGATCATAAACCTTATAATGTGTTAAGTTTCAGCGAGGTTTTGAAATATTCAAGCAATATCGGCATAGCGAAATTAAGCTTGGAAATAGATGGAGTGAAGTTGTACAGAAAGGCAAGGGATTTTGGTTTTGGGGCTTATACTGGGATCAGATTGCCTGGAGAGTCAAAGGGGGAATTGAAAACCCCAGATAAGTGGAGTCCTGCTTCAAAAATTTACATTTCTTTTGGATACGAGTTGAGAGCGACACCGCTTCAGATAGCTATGGCGTATGCAAGCATAGCAAACGGTGGGATTTTGATTCAGCCACGACTTATCAAAGAGGTTTTGGATTCAAAAGGTAAGGTGGTGAAGGAGTTTCCGATTATTCCGGTGAGAAGAGTTATTTCTGAGAGAACAGCGAAAATTTTAACACAAATTCTTGAAGATGTTGTAAATAGCGGGACGGGAATTCAAGCAAAGATTGATGGTTTAAGAATTGCTGGTAAAACTGGGACAGCTCAAATTTATGAGTCGGGATTTTACTCAAAATCGCGATATAGGGCTTCGTTTGTCGGTTTCTTCCCAGTGGAGAATCCGAAATTTGTTTGCTTTGTTATGCTTGAATCACCAAAGAAAAATTATGCGGGTGGAATAGTTGCTGCTCCTGTCTTTAAAAGAATAGCGGAACAGTTGATCAAACTTTCACCGGTTAATAATGAAAATTCATCAAAAACTTTCACCGATGTTTCCGATGAGAATTTTAAGAAGGTTAGTGAGGTTGATGTTGGGAATAAGATGCCAGATTTGAGGAATATGAGTGTCAGGTCAGCGATTGAAAAAATTTTGCCTTTGAATTTGGATGTCGCTATAGTTGGTTCTGGAATTGTTGTTGAGCAAATCCCAAAACCAGGTTCAGCGGTTTTTCCGGGAATGAGGTGCATCCTTTATTGTAGGGATGATTTAAAATTTAGCTTGCTTGAAAGATGA